Proteins from a genomic interval of Clostridium sp. M62/1:
- a CDS encoding sugar ABC transporter ATP-binding protein, which produces MGETIVSMKNISKNFPGVKALDHVQFELRSGEVMALLGENGAGKSTLMKILSGVYTRDEGSLEIFGKEYGDLTPRQAQEIGVAIIHQELNMCRHLSVAENMFLGREKVKAGVLSNAQMEEEAARILEELKIDMDPGQVVGELPVSKQQMVEIAKALSTHARILIMDEPTSALTAREIEDLFRIIRDLKAKGCGIVYISHRLEELSHIVDRVMIMRDGQFITSMNFRDTTLDEIIANMVGREIKEKFPRVSCKKGKKVLEVRNLNAGHMVRNVNFSLYEGEIVGFAGLMGAGRTETTRAIFGVDPKEGGEIILDGKPVTIRKPEDAIRAGIVLAPEDRKKDGLCTKLSIRHNIALPNLDLLCNKFGVINSQKELEMCDRVVENLKVKTPSVEVNTGNLSGGNQQKVVVGKWLARNSRVVIFDEPTRGIDVAAKVEIYNLMNDLKKQGIAVMFVSSEMPEVMGIADRIIVMCDGRITGEMSAEEATQSGILTLATQFENKLEAGAK; this is translated from the coding sequence ATGGGTGAAACAATTGTTTCCATGAAAAATATCAGCAAGAATTTCCCGGGTGTCAAGGCCCTTGACCATGTGCAGTTTGAGCTTCGCTCCGGTGAGGTGATGGCCCTTTTAGGTGAGAATGGAGCAGGGAAGAGTACCCTCATGAAGATTCTCAGCGGCGTCTATACCAGGGACGAGGGGAGCCTTGAAATTTTCGGGAAGGAGTACGGAGATCTGACTCCCAGGCAGGCCCAGGAGATCGGTGTCGCCATTATCCACCAGGAGCTGAATATGTGCCGCCATCTGTCGGTGGCGGAAAACATGTTCCTCGGACGGGAAAAGGTAAAGGCAGGCGTCCTCTCAAACGCGCAGATGGAGGAGGAAGCTGCCAGGATCCTGGAGGAGCTTAAAATTGACATGGATCCGGGACAGGTGGTCGGAGAGCTTCCTGTGTCCAAGCAGCAGATGGTGGAGATTGCGAAGGCTCTGTCCACCCACGCGAGAATCCTGATTATGGATGAGCCCACATCGGCCCTGACAGCCAGGGAGATTGAGGATCTGTTCCGAATTATCAGGGATCTGAAGGCGAAAGGCTGCGGCATCGTTTACATATCTCACAGGCTGGAGGAGCTGTCCCACATCGTAGACCGGGTTATGATTATGAGGGACGGACAGTTCATCACATCCATGAATTTCAGGGACACGACGCTGGATGAGATTATTGCGAACATGGTGGGCCGTGAGATCAAGGAAAAATTCCCGCGTGTGTCCTGCAAGAAGGGAAAGAAGGTCCTGGAGGTAAGAAACCTGAACGCGGGGCACATGGTCCGGAATGTAAACTTTTCCCTCTATGAGGGGGAGATTGTGGGCTTTGCAGGGCTGATGGGAGCTGGACGGACAGAGACTACGAGAGCGATCTTCGGCGTGGATCCGAAGGAGGGCGGGGAAATTATTCTCGACGGAAAGCCGGTGACCATACGGAAGCCGGAGGATGCGATTCGGGCAGGAATCGTACTTGCGCCGGAGGACAGAAAGAAGGATGGGCTGTGCACCAAGCTCAGCATCCGCCACAATATTGCCCTTCCGAATCTGGATCTGCTCTGTAATAAATTCGGAGTCATTAACAGCCAGAAGGAGCTGGAGATGTGTGACCGGGTGGTGGAGAACCTGAAGGTCAAGACACCCAGTGTGGAGGTAAACACAGGCAACCTCTCCGGCGGCAACCAGCAGAAGGTAGTTGTGGGAAAATGGCTGGCCAGAAACTCCAGAGTCGTGATCTTTGACGAGCCTACGAGAGGAATCGACGTGGCCGCCAAGGTAGAGATTTATAATCTGATGAACGATCTGAAAAAACAGGGGATTGCCGTCATGTTTGTGTCCTCTGAGATGCCGGAGGTCATGGGAATCGCGGATCGGATCATTGTCATGTGCGACGGACGCATCACTGGGGAGATGAGCGCAGAGGAGGCGACTCAGAGCGGCATCCTGACTCTGGCAACCCAGTTTGAGAATAAGCTGGAGGCCGGAGCAAAGTAA
- a CDS encoding MATE family efflux transporter, which yields MGKIHREFAEYISLSVAGMLAISCYILADTFFVSQRLGTDGLAALNLAIPIYDVIHGTGLMLGMGGATRFSICKSRGEDREANLMFTNTLFLAGACSVFFVLSGLLFSERLAVLLGADEAVLEMTNTYLKVLMLFSPAFLMNDIFLCFVRNDKNPGMSMAATIGGSFSNIILDYVFMFPLGMGIFGAALATGLAPVIGIAIMSPHWLKRSKGFHAVKTGLLPKQVKMNVSLGFPSLLAQLSSGVVMIVFNKIILELEGNTGVAAYGVIANIALVVVAVYSGVGQGIQPLVSREYGYGRKEREVQLLRWAAAVVLALSVLIYGGLFGLAEPIVGIFNSENSVRMGQIAVIGLKLYFISVPFVGLNIVLTTYFSAVEQAVPAQVISLLRGLVLLIPMAFFMAEAGGLTGVWLAVPVTEFLSVVLGGWLYFRMEKRGAKRAKSQLPEV from the coding sequence ATGGGAAAGATCCACAGAGAGTTTGCAGAGTATATATCGCTCAGCGTAGCAGGAATGCTGGCAATTTCCTGCTATATTCTGGCAGATACATTTTTTGTATCCCAGAGACTTGGAACGGATGGCCTCGCTGCGCTTAATCTGGCGATACCGATTTATGATGTGATCCATGGAACAGGGCTGATGCTCGGCATGGGAGGAGCGACCAGGTTCTCCATATGCAAAAGCAGAGGCGAGGACAGAGAGGCGAACCTCATGTTCACGAATACGCTTTTTCTGGCAGGGGCCTGTTCAGTCTTTTTTGTCCTTTCGGGACTCCTGTTTTCAGAAAGGCTCGCCGTCCTGCTGGGGGCGGACGAGGCTGTGCTTGAGATGACAAATACGTATTTAAAAGTCCTCATGCTCTTTTCACCGGCCTTTTTGATGAATGACATATTTCTCTGCTTTGTGAGAAATGATAAAAATCCGGGAATGTCCATGGCAGCCACTATCGGGGGCAGTTTTTCCAATATCATTCTCGATTATGTTTTCATGTTCCCTCTGGGCATGGGAATTTTCGGGGCAGCTTTGGCCACAGGCCTCGCCCCCGTTATAGGAATTGCCATTATGTCGCCGCACTGGCTGAAACGGTCAAAGGGCTTCCATGCAGTGAAAACAGGCCTCCTGCCAAAACAGGTAAAGATGAATGTTTCCCTGGGATTCCCTTCGCTTTTGGCTCAGCTCTCATCAGGAGTTGTCATGATTGTATTTAATAAAATCATTCTGGAGCTGGAGGGAAACACCGGGGTAGCTGCCTACGGCGTGATTGCGAATATCGCTCTTGTAGTTGTGGCTGTATACTCAGGAGTCGGACAGGGAATCCAGCCTCTGGTGAGCAGGGAGTACGGGTACGGAAGAAAAGAGAGGGAAGTGCAGCTTCTGCGCTGGGCAGCCGCAGTTGTATTAGCTCTGTCCGTTCTGATCTATGGAGGGCTTTTTGGCCTTGCAGAGCCCATCGTCGGCATTTTTAACAGTGAAAATAGTGTAAGGATGGGTCAGATAGCGGTTATCGGACTGAAACTGTATTTTATATCTGTGCCTTTCGTGGGACTCAACATTGTGCTCACCACCTATTTTTCCGCAGTGGAACAGGCGGTGCCGGCCCAGGTGATTTCTCTTCTGAGAGGCCTTGTGCTGCTCATCCCCATGGCGTTTTTTATGGCGGAGGCCGGAGGACTGACCGGTGTGTGGCTGGCAGTGCCGGTCACCGAATTTCTGTCTGTGGTTCTGGGCGGCTGGCTGTATTTCAGGATGGAGAAGAGAGGAGCTAAAAGAGCCAAAAGCCAGCTTCCGGAAGTATAA